The Campylobacter sp. genome contains the following window.
CTCGCGGCAAGGCGCTGTTTTAAGTGCTGCTATTTTTAAAAATTTCGACCGGTCGAGAGATAAAATTTCGCCTAAAATATGTATAATAACAAAATTTAAAATTACGAAAGGAAGTAGATGGTTGATCTAAACAAAATCATCCAAGCAAAGCGCACCATAAACGATTTCGTCTATAAAACGCCCTTTGCTCTGGCACCGAAGCTCAGCAAGCTTTACGGCGCGGAAGTGTATCTCAAAAGCGAGAATTTGCAGCGCACCGGCGCATATAAGATTCGCGGCGCTTATAATAAAATCGCGCATCTTACGGACGAGGAGCGGGCACATGGAGTAATAGCCGCAAGCGCGGGCAACCACGCCCAAGGCGTAGCGATGAGCGCGCAAAAATTCGGCGTGCATGCCGTGATCGTAATGCCTGAAGCCACGCCGCTACTTAAGGTAAGCGGCACGAAGGCTCTGGGCGCGGAGATCATTTTGCAGGGCGATAATTTTGACGAGGCGTACGCGTTTGCGCTGGAATATGCGAAGGAGCACAATCTGACGTTTGTCCATCCCTTCAACGACGAGTTCGTCCAAGCAGGTCAGGGTACGATCGCGCTTGAGATGATCGAGGAGGTCGCAGATCTTGAATACATCGTCGTTCCAGTTGGTGGCGGCGGGCTTGCGACGGGGGTTTGCAGCTGCGCCAAGCAGATCAATCCCGACATCAAAATCATCGCCGTAGCCGCCAAGGGCGCGCCCGCGATGCACGATAGCTTCGTCGCGAAAAAGCCGCTAAATTCCAAATCGGTCCGCACCATCGCCGACGGCATCGCCGTGCGGGATACTAGCGAGATCACGCTTAGCACGATCATCGAGTGCGTCGATGAGTTCGTGCAGGTCGATGACGAGGAGATCGCAAGCGCGATACTCTATCTGCTCGAGCAGCAAAAAATCATCGTCGAGGGCGCGGGCGCGGCAGGCGTAGCGGCGCTGATGAACGCGAAATTTGCATTCCCCGCGGGCGCAAAGATCGGCATTATCCTAAGTGGCGGCAACATCGACGTGCAGATGCTAAACATCATCATCGAAAAGGGTCTCATAAAATCGCATCGCAAGATGACGATCAACGTCACGCTCGTCGATAAGCCTGGCGCGCTTACGGGGCTTACAGAAATTTTGCGCCGTGCCAACGCAAACATCGTCAAGATCGACTACGACCGCTTCTCGACCAATATCGAATACGGCGACGCGCAGATCACGATCACGCTTGAGACCAAGGGCAAGGCTCATCAAGAGGACATCGCCTGGGCGCTCAAAAACGCAGGGTATGATTTCAGGGAGATTTTGTAGAATTTTGCTCGGGCTTGTGAAATTTGCCTGCGCTTGCAAAATTTGCTCTTGAATTTAGCCGAGATTGTAAAATTTACTCCGCGTTTGCACCAATGCTACAGCGCGGCTAAATTTACACTCGCTTGCGCACAGGTTGCGGCTCGCTACGGCTTTGACTCACCACGCTAAATTTTAATTTGCCGCTTTATACTCGCTGCGCCGAAACACTTTGCGCTCTTGATTTTAAATTTTACGTAGAATTTAAAATTCCAAATATGCGGCGTAAGCCACAATGTAAAATTAGCGCGAGCGTAGCTCGCCCCTTATAAGGCGTCGTCGGGGGATGGGTGGGGCTTGGGGCGGGAAGGGGAGCGACCTCGCAATCGGGGCTCCCTTCCCGCCCCAAGAGAAAGAAATCACAGCATAAATTTTGCAAGCTGTGAATTTATAGATGAAATGTTATTTTGTAAGTTTCTATAAAATTTTATGGATATAGGTTGGTGTCTGGGTGCATTATACGTGATACTCGTAAGGGGGCGGCGCTCAGAGTTGCGAGGCACGCCCGCCCCCTTACCAACCCCCACCCGCGCGACGCTAGCGGTGCGGACTGCGTCCGAGCATTTTTATTTTGCGGCTTCGCCGCAAGTTTTGATTTTAAAATTTCTTGTCGCAAAAATCGTAAAATTTTAATTGCACTACAAATCGGCGCTGTATTTTGCTAAAATACCGATAAAATTTTAAAGGATGAAATTTGGAAAATTTTGCTTTTCTTCTAAATTTAGTGATATTTTGCATCTTGGTTTTTATGTTTTTTAAGATGCGCAAAAGCGACGAGCAGGCTGGCAAGCCGCAGATCGCCACCGATATCACGCGGCTTAAAAGTATCGGCGAGCTGAGCGTTTTTAAAATTTACTCCAAAGAGATCGTCACACGCAAGCAAAACGTAGGCAGCGGGCTGCTGGGCTCGCTCGTCTCGCCGCTGATGACGAAAAAGCAGATCGCCATCATCTTCGAGTTTGAGATCGAGTTCGTTTACGACCTGTTAAGCCCCGAGTTTGCGATACTGCCGCAGGGCGAGGATCGCTACGAGATCAAGATGCCGCCGTGCAAATACAAATACTCGATCAAAGATATGAAAATTTATGACGAGAAAAACGCCAAGCTGCTGCCGTTTTTGCTGCCTGATTCGCTAAATGGGCTATTCGGCGCGAGCTTTGATGAAAGCGATAAAAACCACCTTATCGACGACGCCAAGGACGAGGTCAAGCAGCTCTCGCTAAAAATCATCAACGATCTTGGCGGCAAGATTCACAAATCCGCGACCGACACGCTGGAGGCGATCGCCAAGAGCTTCGGCGCGAAGGAGGTTGGATTTATCTTCCAGGACAAGGCGCTTCAAACGATCGATATAAGCTCCAGCGAGATCGCAATCGATAAATCGCTAAAATCGCAGATCGAGAAGTAGATGGAGCTTTTCAAAGCGCTTTTTAAAATTTACTTCGCCCGCATGCTTGCGTTTATGGATGCCTGCGCAAGGGCTTGGCAGCGATTTTATGAGCCGATCAGGCTGCGCAAAGAGAAAAAGCGTCTGCGCGCGAAAGGCTATTTTACTGAGGATGCGACGTGGGCGGAGTTTTTTGCGGATTTTAAATTTTGCAAATGCTTCATCATCAAAAAAATCCTCTATCCAAACTTCTATGCTATCAAAAACTCTATCAAATGGGAGACGGGCTCAAAGCGAGCTAGCTTTACGGTGGGTTCGTTTGCATACGACGAGATTGCGTGGGTGTGGGTGCCGCACGCCTTTGACGGCGGGCGAAAAAACGATCTAGCGAAGCTAAAAAATCTACTGCAAAAGATCCCCGCGCTGCACTACGAGCAGAGCGATACGGGGATTAAAATTTTCGGCTACGAGTAAGGTAATTCGGCCGGCGAAAATTTGGTGATGAAATTTGGTGATGCGCTCGCGCCGAGAAATTTCACGCATTCGCTGCGAAATTTCGATACGTTAACGCCTCGTACATGCACGTTTGCTCGGCGTGAAATTTGCACGCTCTGGGCTGCTGCGAAATTTCGCGCAAATACCCGCTGCATAAATTTGATGCAAAAAGCGGGCTTGCATTTTGCGCGTAAATTCTGCGCGAGCGTGCGTCTGTGCGTGGGATTTGCGCGCGGCAGTTGTTTTTGGTGCGGCGTCTTGCGGATTTAAATTTATGCGCTCAATCGCGTCGTATTTTTGATACGCGGCACGGCACGGAATTTTGCCGTTTAGGAAGCGCGCCGTGCGGCAAATTTCGCAACAGAAAATGTCGCATCAATTTCGCCGCATTCAAATTTCGGCAGGTAAAATTTGCCTTGCGGCATCGTGTCGCGCAAAAATTCGCCGATCGCGGCGCAAAAACAGACGCGCTCAATTTCGCGGTAGAGATTTCGGCGCGACACAATTTGTAAGCGTAAAATTTACCGCCTGTTTTCATTGCGTTGGCGTGAGCCGACTTGAAGCGCGGCACAATTTGTGGATGCGAGACTGCGCCGCAGCGGTTCCGGCGATGCGGCAGATGTAAATTTAAAAATAAAGAGCAAAAATGGTTCAACTACTACTTGATAAAGCGAGGGCTCTGCTTGCGCCCGCGCCGAAATTTTATTTCGGCCTATGCGGCGCGGTGGGTGTATTTTGGCTCGTCGTCGCGCTTAATTTGATCGTTTGCGCGGCGCGGGCGTATTACTTTTACGGCGTGGAAGATCGCATATTTTCGCGGATCTTTGAGGATTTTTGCTGCATTTTGATCATAAATTTGCTCATCTTTCATCTCTGCTTCGTCGTTTTTAGAAGATTTTTCGGGCTTGCCGCTCTGTTTGTGCTAGCGATCAATACGCTTTGTGCGGCTATCTCGCTCTTTTTGGTCGTTTTTTTTCGACTCCGCTTTTAACGTCGTCGCGCTCGATGCGATAATCCACACCGACGCGAACGAAAGTAAGGAATTCGCCGCGCAATTTCTCAGCGCGGGCGTGATCTGCTCTTTGCTCGCATTCGCGACCGCGACGTTTGTCGCGCTGAAGTTTAAAAAAAAGCTCGTGCAGCGCGAGGCTGCGAGCCGCATTTAGCGTGATCTATCCGATTTGTGTGGTCATTTTTTGCATTTTTACGGCGACCAAAATCGCAAGCGGTGGCGAGCGTTATCGCGCGACGCTCGGCACATACGCTCCGCTTGAGTTCGCGTTCGTCGTAAAAGATTATCTCGGCGATGCAAATTTCCTTGCCGATCTGCAAAGCATCGAGCGTGGCTACGACGAGGCGAAGCGGGCGAATTCCGCGCTTGATTTTAACGCAACGCAGATTAAAAACGTCGTGCTGATTATCGGCGAGAGCCTGCAGCGCGGCCATATGTCGCTTTACGGATACGGCAAAGATACGACGCCTTTGCTAAACGATCTGCAGCGGCGGGGGCTGCTTATTAAATTTAGCGATACTGTTTCGTGCTACGGCGCGACCAATCCCGCGCTGATGCGGATACTTAATTTCAGCGACTACGAAAGCGAGCGCGAAAGGCCGTGGTTTGAGAGCCTTAGCATTATCGATATGTTCGCGCTGAGCGGCTTTCGCACGATGTGGATCAGCAATCAAGAAGCCTTCGGCAAATTTGCCCTTAGCGCAAAAAGTGCCGCCGATCGCGCCGAAAAAAAGCATCTTTCTTTCCACAAGCGATCAGCTCGATAGCATGCGAGTCGCGCACGACGGCGCGCTGCTGCCGATCATCAAAGAGGCGAAAAAATCGCAGCGCGAGCGAAATTTCTACGTCGTGCATCTCATGGGAAATCATATGGACTATAAAAAACGCTATCCCGAGGAATTTGATAAATTTAAAAGCGACGATATCGCCTTACCGTTTACGCAAAAGCAAAAGGTCGCCCTCGCGTGCTGCGATAACAGCGTGCTGTATAACGACTACGTGGTGAATGAAATTCATCGGATGAGGACAGCCTCATCGTCTATCTCAGCGATCACGGAGAGAATATCTATGAGCAAAACGGCCTCATCGGGTACAACATCAATACCCGATTCACCTACGAAATTCCGCTGCTTTTCATCGCTTCAAAAAGCTTTATCGCCGATCATGCGGAGCTTTGGCGGCGCATAGGCGCGGCGAAGGACGAGCCTTTTATGAGCGACGATCTGGCTCACGTGCTCGCCGATATTTTAGGCATAGAGCCGCTGCAGTTTAACGTGCGCAAAAGCCCGCTGCGCGATGAATTTGACGCTTCGCGCAGGCGAATGACGAACGGGGTGGATTACGACGAAAATTTAAAAGGTAGGGGAGGATACGGGCGGTAAACGGCTCCGCGCCGAAATTTAAGGCTTTACGCGCCGTATTGCTTCCGATGCCGTCTACGATCGGGCCGGCTCGAAGCTGCACTTGATTTTGCCGCGAGCGTCAAATTTAACGCCAGTATTTTCGGCGCGAAGCGACCGTCTAACGCAATCGCGCTCGGAAATTTACCAATATCGCGGAGCATTTGCTACGAGCCCGCAGCATCAATTCGGCGTTACCGTTGCGCTGCAAATTTATGCGCCGGCGTGATGCTAAATTCGTTTCTTGAGGATGGGCGATTTTTGCGATTTCACAATGTAAATTGAGCGAAATTTATTGCGTTTGTGCTTTAAATTTACGCCGCAAAACGAATATTTTTTAATGCTACTTTAAAAATTTAATAGTTAATAATTCTTTAATATTGATAGGAGTATAATACATTTCAAATTTTAGCGTGCAAAAGCGTCGCTAAATTGAGTTCGCTTGCCGCTATTTCATCTCGCATTTATGGAGGAGTTCAAAATGCACAGTAAAACTATCGGCGCGAGTTTATCTTTGGCGCTCGCCGGTCAACTTTACGCCATACCCGTTGCGAATCCGCTTACGATCGATAAAACCACGGATTTAAATAATTACGAC
Protein-coding sequences here:
- the ilvA gene encoding threonine ammonia-lyase — encoded protein: MVDLNKIIQAKRTINDFVYKTPFALAPKLSKLYGAEVYLKSENLQRTGAYKIRGAYNKIAHLTDEERAHGVIAASAGNHAQGVAMSAQKFGVHAVIVMPEATPLLKVSGTKALGAEIILQGDNFDEAYAFALEYAKEHNLTFVHPFNDEFVQAGQGTIALEMIEEVADLEYIVVPVGGGGLATGVCSCAKQINPDIKIIAVAAKGAPAMHDSFVAKKPLNSKSVRTIADGIAVRDTSEITLSTIIECVDEFVQVDDEEIASAILYLLEQQKIIVEGAGAAGVAALMNAKFAFPAGAKIGIILSGGNIDVQMLNIIIEKGLIKSHRKMTINVTLVDKPGALTGLTEILRRANANIVKIDYDRFSTNIEYGDAQITITLETKGKAHQEDIAWALKNAGYDFREIL
- a CDS encoding DUF4230 domain-containing protein; protein product: MENFAFLLNLVIFCILVFMFFKMRKSDEQAGKPQIATDITRLKSIGELSVFKIYSKEIVTRKQNVGSGLLGSLVSPLMTKKQIAIIFEFEIEFVYDLLSPEFAILPQGEDRYEIKMPPCKYKYSIKDMKIYDEKNAKLLPFLLPDSLNGLFGASFDESDKNHLIDDAKDEVKQLSLKIINDLGGKIHKSATDTLEAIAKSFGAKEVGFIFQDKALQTIDISSSEIAIDKSLKSQIEK
- a CDS encoding sulfatase-like hydrolase/transferase, whose translation is MVIFCIFTATKIASGGERYRATLGTYAPLEFAFVVKDYLGDANFLADLQSIERGYDEAKRANSALDFNATQIKNVVLIIGESLQRGHMSLYGYGKDTTPLLNDLQRRGLLIKFSDTVSCYGATNPALMRILNFSDYESERERPWFESLSIIDMFALSGFRTMWISNQEAFGKFALSAKSAADRAEKKHLSFHKRSAR